The genome window CACAACCTGTCTCTgggaacctgttccagtatttgACAAACCTCATGTTAAAAAAGTCCCTATTTCTAACTGGAATTTCCATGTTGCAACTTAGATACATTGCTTCTCATCCCACCACCTTGCACCTCCTTAAACAGTCTGGCTCCATGATCTCTGTATCCTCCCGTGAGGCAGTCGTAGTCATCAATAAGACATCCCCAttgcctgctcttctccaggtgGAGCAAGCCCAGTTCTCTCCGATTCTCCTGATACATCCTGAGCTCCAGGTCCCTGACCAGTCTAGTGGCCTCCACTGGACTTACCCCAGTCTGTGAATATGTTTTTTGTAATGAGGGGTCCAGAACGAGACACAGTGCTGTGAGGAGCCTGACTCCGTCTGCTCTCCACCCTTCCACCAGCTAGCTATAGGCAGCAAGAAGATCCCAtctcagccttcccttctccaggctgaacaagcccatctctctcagcctgtccacATATGACCTGTGTTCCTGCCTCAACTGTCTTGGTCTTAGCTGGACTCCTTCTGGAGTTTTAATTGCTTGTGCACGGGGGAGTCCCACAcaggacacagcactccagctgCCATCTCACATGTGCAAGTGAATAATCCCTTCCCTCACCCTCCTGGCTGCATTTTTTGAGATGCAGACCAGGATGCAGCAGTAAACAGATCTGTGCCACAACTGTGCCTCTTTCAATATCAAACATATACCAAGCAGGAAGCTGGgccccaggacacagctgaggtTTCAGAGAAATCCCCTCTATGGCCTTGCCCCTGCCTGCTTTGCACATCCTAACCCAAACATTGGCCACAGCCTCCTGGAAAAGCTGGCCAGGGACTGGAAGTTGTTGGTGAAGCTCTGCTGAGGATTGCTGCCTGCCTTTGCCTGCATCTGCTGTTGTGCataagcagcagcacagcagggcatGCACAGGAGCCTTCCTGACCAGGCAGCCATGCTGCAAGCAAACAGCTTGTGACaaaatcccagcctgctcctctGCAGGCTCTGGCCATCTTGTGCTGTCCAGCACAAGGTGGATGCTGGGGTACAGAAGTCCTCATAACTCAGAATACTGGGGGTATCAATCCCTAGGAAAAGGATGGTCTGgcattttctgtaagaaatccGTGGCGTAAGCACTCCTAGTACCAGAGAGGGCCTTGAAGTGAGACCATTTTACATCAGTGCCACATCACAGTTCCTGAAACTCCCTTGTGACTGCTGCAAGGGCCACAGTGCCAGGGGAGACCACAGTGCACATTGTGCAAGAGGCAGTGTGGTAGTGGCAGGCCAGGCACATCAGGAGGCACCTGGAGTGGCACTTTCTGAAGTTCAGTGCACAATTTGCCAGGAACACTAGAGTACCTCTTCCCTGAAGGGTCCAATGGGATACCCGTTGGCTGTTGGGCTCGATGCCTGCTCTGGGAGAGAGTGATTTACGCCTGATGTTTGATTTCCATGCAGGAGGGGGAATGTCATCTGGGTATTTACTTACGAGTTGAAGTTTGCAGAGGTGCCCAGAGGATGCCATTCCCTGGGGAAaccctgccagggcaggggggcagccAGGCACTGTAAATTGTGGTTAGTTTAAGGCATTCGCTTACTGGCACCAAATTATTTACTTTGCCTCTGAAGAAAGCTCTTCACCTTTGTGAGACACAGCCTTCATTGCCTGAGGACATATCACTTAATGATGAAGAGCACAGGACaagtgctgtggtttgggtcTCGTGcctccaccccctcccctgctgaGCCCTATAACTTTCAGGCTGGACGCCCCTCCAGCCAGGCCAAACCCGCTCGgcttcctgctctgcagggtCCCCACTGAGACGACATGGGTGAGTGTGGGATGGGACGGGAGGGCACAGCACTGCTGCGTGTGGCTGCACAGGGCATCCTGGCACTTTGTCTTCTGCCAGGCTCCCTTCTCCCTACACCCTGGGCATCCCAGCGCTAAGTCCATTACCTGGACTGGGCTTGCTGTGCCCTGGGCTGGCAACTGGAGCAGGAGTCTGCatgttctgctgttttcaggCTGTATCAGTGTAGCCCTGGAGCGTCAGATAGCCCATTTTATAAGCCTCATATTTACCAAACattctttgtaattttaagTTCTCCAAGGAAAGTATTAAATACTCTAGaatagaaaatggattttttagATATTCTTGCTTAAGGAGCAATATTGAACAGGTATCAAGATCTGGAGGTTAGACACTCGAAAGCACACTGCTGTCCCTAGAAGAACACACAAGAGAGACTGATCGTCTCCCTTGCATCTCCTTCCTACTCAGACCTTTCATGACCATTCATGGGGGAATGGGCCAGCAGCGGAGGGAGCGTTGATTCTCTGGTGGCCTAAAGAAGCCATGTCTTTAAGCATGCCTCTAAACACAAATGTATCAAGACACTAAATGTTATGTAGGAATTAAGAAGCAAATCAGTTTGACCGAAGTGTGTTTAAAAGACTTTTGCTGTAAAACTGTGACCAGCACAAATGATTGGGATGACTCTGGGCATTCTCAGCAAGGGGTGCGTGTCTCTAGGGTGGCTGCAATCGCACACAGCAGTTCCAGGCTGGTATCATTGATTGTTGTCCTTCTCAGTCATCTCAGGGAACAGTGCCAAACCCAGGTATCCCAGGGCAGTACAATAGGTTTGGCTCTTCTCCTTTTTGAACAGTGGAGGGATCACATTGGTAATCTGCCAGGGTGAGCTACATGTATCATATCACAAACAGATTTCCCCATGGGCAGGTGTCTCCACAATGTCCCACTCTCTAGGAATCATGATAaactttctattattttatttagattcaATATTGCAAAAAGTGTGCTGTTTTCCCTAGCTGCTCTGTAGAAGAGTAAACCAGAGCAGCTGGTTATGTACGGAAATTTTGAAGTAGCCATATAACCATATAATGGACATAATTTGCACCAGCCAAGCAGTAATTCGTGAAAGTTTGTGCTGCCCCTCTCAGTCATGCTGCTTTCATACAGAACACACAGCCCTGCCTGAGGCTTGTTCCCACCCAGACGTCTGGGTTCTTACTGCCCACAGGCCTGGACTGGAGGCAGATGTAGTCCCATGTGAGTGTGTCACGAGAGTGTGATGGgagctggaaggaaagaggattCCTCCTTCCATGTTCACTCTGCTTGTTATCTCCAGcactgatactttttttttacagggaCTTCTGATTACAGTCACTTCGGGTTTGGACAATGTTTTCACACTTCTTCTATctcaaaaaaccaccaagagcaGGTGACTCCTGCCAATGAGCATATGACGGCTCATCTAAATGAGTGAATTGGGGCTTatggctgcagcagggagctctACAcataaaaaattttattttcttattttactctGCAAGTAAAGGAGTCAAATGGGATTCATGGCTCTCTAATGGAAGAGTTAtgatctctttcttttttttttccaatctctTCCCAGCTACCCAGTGCTTTTGTCTCCTGCTTTTCACCTGCCTGCTAGCCCTGGCAacatctcttcctttcttgtACATAGTAAACTCGCATATCTTCAATGGCACGCTGGATGATGTTAAGAACGTTCCCCCGGAGTCCTCCCAGCTCGGTAAGTATACCACTACAATAGGAAGTGGCAAACAAGGTCATGTTCAGTCAAATCCTACACAGACCTCCTCACCAGCCTAAACACACCTCTGTAACATGGAGGAAGGACTAAGTACCGCTCTACATCTGGGCAATGCCAATGCAATGTAGGCTGCCTTACTGGAACAAGAATCATCTGAGAGTCCTCTGCTTGCTGTCTGTCTCTTCTATCTGTCATGAAGTTCTTCTGCTCATAAGTGAGTCCAATAGTCCAAAGCCCAGAGTTCACAGGATCCTAGGAAAAGGGACAGGTTCGGTCTCTTTGGCAGCAAGACCGAGCCACGGGTGTTCTGGGCCGTGGGCTCTTCCTTGGAGAAGCAGTGTTAAAGGCAAACAATCACAGTGTATTTTGAGGACGTGGAGAACAGTAGCCACCTCTGGAAATCACAAGGTCAGCAGAGAACTGAATTCAAGAGAGAGGTGAATGCAAAGAGGAACTAAGTGAAATTGCTACAAAGAGTCTAAAGTAGTGATGGTGACATAGAGCAATCAGCCAGATGACAGCACAGAGTAACCTACAAATACCAGGTTATATTGGAGCAATGAGGAAACCTCCAAGAAATGCTCCTGGAATAAAACTGGGGGCTGCGGGTGGgacatggcatggcatggcatgacatgacatgacatgacatgacatgacatgacatgacatgacataCAGAAAGAGCTGGTTCCCTTccaagagaggaggaagagttCTTGGCAGAAATGCTGGTTTCACATCAGCTTTCACTGCAAAGGTCAGGACACTGCCAACACAGGGAGCACCTGTGACTGAGACAAGAGTTTGGGCTTCACCAAGAACTGCAAGTCTGAATAGAGAAAGGGAGTGTGCTCTGGGCTTCATGCTCATCTCTCATTCAGATCACTGGTAGGGTGCTCTGAAAACATGAGCAGTATGAATGCAAGATGTGTAAGAAAGGAGGCATGCCAGAGCAGATAGGCTAACATTCGAAAGTCTTGACTTGTGGAGGAGTGCTTCCTAATGGATGGGAAGTGAAGGCAGAAAGGAGCAGAGGCAGACTATGGCTTACAAAATGAACATGAGTGGACAGCTTCATATGGTTGTAGTAAAAGTAAATACCATGGTAGGAAAGTCCTCCAGACCATGTTACATTGGTGTTTCCCACTCCACACAGGCTCAGGCCAACCACCATGTTCACTGGTGGGCTTCAAAACACAGTGGGGGAGAGTCAAAAGGAAAGGGGTCAAAAATCTGGCAGGCAGACTGTGTCAGGGAAAGCTGAATGGTTTAGCCCCAAAATCAGAAGACCACGgaggaggaaatgaaagcaaTATGATAGTCTGTCTGCAGGAAAAAGTGTACTCTGGGTGTAGTAAGAGAAGGAATGGGTTTATACACAGTGCAAGAGGCTTAAGTTAAACACTTCAtgagggcagggacaggaagGCACCAGCTGAGAGTGAAAGCAGGAAGCAGATATTTGAGGATGTCAGAGACAAGCAGCTGCAGGTTTAGGTGTCTGTTTCAGAGAGGGGACAGGAATGGTTTTTGTCATTCCATAAGCCTGTGATTCATTCCTCTGTTTTGTAGCCATCAGCAGAGACACACAAGATGTCCTTGCAAAAGAATTGCATTAATTCACTCTAACCCATCCTCTCTTCCAGCAACACCCTTCAAAGTCCCTCCTGAGCCAGCTGAACAGAGCCCCTCTCCCAACTCCTGATACCTGCACCAGTTTTCCTGTGTCCGCTCTCACGTTTCTTCCCTCTCTAATCCCTCTTCTTCCTGAGTCCCTTTCTAACTGCTTCTATTGCACTTTTACAACCATCTTTCCAGTGTTGCCACCACCATTCAGGGTCTTTCTCCTACACAGTGCACTCGAATCCTTCTCACCAAAGACGCATCTGCCCCATTCTAACACCATATAAATTCCCTCAAACTACCAACTGGCTTATATCTGAAATTGTAAAGTCTCTCTGGAATCAAGAGCAaccacagaaaaacaggaataTCATCTGTAGAAGATCATGCTCTCCCAGCAGGCATTTGACATGTCTACTCTCAACACTCACTCCTGTCTCCTCTGTTCTTGTTAATTTAGATAATGGTGACAAGCATGTTCGGCAGGTCAGAGACATTGGCCCCCACCCACCGGCAGGCCGTGGTAAGTCTCTTCTCAAGGAGCACATGTACTCATGAGGTTTCATTATTGCCAGGAGCCTAGAGGCTCATGAAGAGCTCTCAGCTACCTTAGTCCATGCCCTACATGTGCACTGGCTCCTCCCAGGAAAAAGGTTGATTTTCTGATAGGCTACAGAGGTGCCACAGCTCATAACCTCAGGGGGACTCTATTACCAGCCATGTCCAGGATACAGTAGTTGATGAGGATCTTTAGCATTTTCCACCTAAAGATCCAAACTGCAAAGTGATGATTCATTATTGGTCTTTGGGAAGTGATTGGTGATTGGTTATTTTCGTATTTTCACTATACAGTTGATGAGAAGACTGGGTAAGACAGAGACTGACTGCGTTACTGAACTCAGTCAGCATTAGCCCATAGGACCACAAGATATGGCTTCACTGGGTAGGAATAACCAGTAGCAGAGGTACTAGGAGTGGAGCAAGTCCCTTCCCAGAAGTGTGTAGGTGCATTCAGCTGTTTGTTGTATAAGGGGCTGACACTCTGGAGCATGGAAAGACCATAATCAAAACAAAGAAGTCAGGAAGTCTCTAAAGAGCTACTCAGATAAGCCCAGAAAAAATGACGGATTTGCCCTACTGAGATCTCAAGGGCCGATTTAATTACTAGTAATATGGATGTTTTGATCACACTGTCTCTAGGGTTTCTGAGATTACTATAAAGGTCTAAAGTCTCCATGCTGTAACAGCAAATGGCTTTATAACCCAGATTTGCATTTTCCCGTGTGGTGATACATCACCTGCATGCTACAGGCACATCACCACAGCACTGCAAGACTGAATCCTGCCTGGGCTAGGGTGCATTGTGTGCTGGGTGAAGGCGATGTCTGGCTTGGTCTCACCAGGCCAAGACATTTTGGCAGTGTGTCTGCATCAGTTTGAATCCCATCTTGGGGAAGCCCAACTCTTCCATTGATAATTTCAAGACTTTGATTTACTCCTGTAAGCACATGGCAGTAATACAACCCAAGAATGTGTATGCAATAGGATATAGGCACAAAAAAAGTTATCAGGTGCTTTCAGTGTCCCATTCAGTGTGTGGGATTTAATAACCGTCTCGGTTTCCTGCCCCAGGTTGGCCCAAGGACTGCAGTGAGATCCCTGCTGGCAGCCACAGCGGTGTCTACATCATTCAGCCGAAAGGGCTCCACCACCTCGTGGTGTACTGTGAAATGAATATGACAAACGGGGGCTGGACGGTCATCCAGAGGAACCAGAAAGACACACCAGTCACCTGGGCCGAGTCCTGGAGCACCTACAAGTACGGCTTTGGGAATGTGCGCAGCGAGTACTGGCTGGGCACTGAGTACATCCATCAGATCGCCAAGCAGAAGGTCTACCAGGTCAGGTTTATCATCCAGGACTCCACAGACAACACCAATTTCGCAGACTACAACCTCTTCAGTGTGGAAGATGAGTCCCACGGCTACCGGCTGAGGTTGGGCTCCTACACAGGGACGGCAGGGGATGCCATGACCGCAGACAATCCCAACACCATGCATGACAACATGAAGTTTTCCACAAAGGACCGGGATCAGGACACTTACAGTAAGAACTGTGCCTACAGCTATGAGGGTGGGTGGTGGTACTCGGCGTGTTATTCTGTACGGCTGAATTTCAAGGGCGGCATGACATGGGGCAGCCTGTGCAAAGGGAACTGCAAATCCTCCCTTATCCTCATCAAACCAGCTTCGTATTGTTAGTGCTTCTTCCCTGTCCTGTCCACGCTGGACATTCTGTGAAGGCTCTGCATGGCCAAAGAGCTTGAGCCTTtctggagcagagaggggagcCCAAGGGTAGTAGGGTTTTAGTGAAATGCCACTTTCCATTTCCCCTCTCTGAGTGCAGGctccccctctgctcagctcctTTCCCCTGTGCTTGCCAATGATTCCTTGCTATTATGTCcataatgaagaataaaaaaaatcacttgtgAAATGTGTGGATTCCACATGTAGCTTTCCTGAGGGAGGAAGACACTCATCCCTGGAATGACTTTTCATCAGAGTGTCTTAGCTGCCTCCAGAACTTGCAAGCAAAAAAGCTATGTGCCACAAATTTCCATATACTCTGTGCCTCTCTGCAGCACCTGGTAAAGCATCCCAATAAATTTGCTTCCTTGAGCTCATTCTCCATTAATGAACATCTGTTCTGTATCTCTGATGTACTCCCACTGAGACCCAAGAAATCCCACGTCAGGTGCTAGGACTGGAGCTTGGGGGGGTGGTTACACTGAGATAAAGGACCTATGATCTGCATGGGAGGGTTCAGAAGGGAACTGTCATGTGGGAGAACTCTTCCCACATCACCAACATGTTCACAGTCCAGGGTCAAAAGCTGTGGCAATGTCCTGGTGCCAAGGTCTCGCTCCTGCTGGGAGGCTGTGTCTGTCAAGATTTGTCACCACGTGTCTGTCTGCACAGTCATGCTTTGATCCTGCAGAAACATGATTTCAAAGTCATCAGCAAATCTTTCTACTGTGACTAAGCAGCAGTGAACTTAAATGGAAGCAAAAGAGAAGTTGGTTACATATTAGGAATCACTTGATTTAGGAGAGACTCTAACGAAGGAAGAGCTCATTCCAGGAATGGGCTCACCATGCCCAGGTTTCTGAGACCAATTTAGATGAACCTTTGCCAGGAaaggtgcaggcagagctgatgctgtgaggctgcaggacaaggcCTGTAAAGCTTCTCCACCCGACATCACTATGGCACTGCCAGGACAGACTGTTTGAGAAGCACCTTCACCTTCACAAACCATTTCTGTCTTTGTCTTGGGGCAGCACCGCAACAGCAGTGAGTTCCACTTCCAGGACCATGGCTAAGAGGGAAAACCCAGCCCTTGCCTGCCAGCTGCAGACCCCGGTGTCCACTGGGAGCCATCCAGAAAGGTCTGAGAAgttagaaaatactgaaagaagtGAGCAGTGGAGGATCTCTGAGCCAGAAAGTACCTTACACTGCTCCAGAGAACTGCcttcagcactgcagagcacagTGGGCACCTGCACCTAGGGATGTCTGAGGAAGATGAGGGCTCAGGGCTACTTCTACTGAAAGCAGGTCTTGGGTGAAACAGGCTGCAGTCACTCTCCTGAGGGCCTCCAGCACTAAGCACTGAGTCCCCCCAAAGTACAGCACAGAGGACTAGTGGGACCTCAGAGTACAGCCCATGTCTGCCTTGCAATGGGCACGACAgcacagggaggggaggcacagGGCAGCTCCATGATGAACTTGACATTGGCTGGAAGAGGGACATGAGATGGTAGCAACAGGTGGAGTATAGCTGTCAGGAAGGTGACCCCACCGTGTTGCCCCCCAGAGTGGATTTGGCTTCCAAAGCCAGCAGGCTCAATGACATCAGGTGGCACTGGGCAGACTGTGAAATGACACTGCTGCTGCGCCTGGGCCTCTGGGGTTTCCAAGTGACAGGCAAAATTGGAGTTGCATTTGCAAACAATCCTCATCCCAGCAGTGTTGTCTTCTGCTAGGGCTCTCCAAAGGCAGTGAAGAGACACAGGCCAGGAGATGCAGGAGAACATCCTAAAATATCCTGACAGTACAACAGGGCTGGCACCTACCAGTCCAAGAGGATGGGCTCAGCAAGTGAGTGTCTCTGCATTGCTGTCTTGTCACTCCACCACAGCACGTCCCAGTGTACAGACAGGTTCTCATCTCTCCTACAACAGCACCAGCTCCACACAGCTCTTTATTCCAAGCTACCCATCCAAATGCTTCCTAAATCCTGCTGGGCTCTTGGCCACCCAACAGCAGTGACCGccagcccccagcagctccctggcagcTTCCCTTCACTCATCTCCAGCAGCCAGTGTCAGTTTGAGGTGACACCTGAAGTTAAGCAGTGGACATTAAACGCTGCTTCCCTCCACGGAAATGTCCTGGCCAGGACAGAGCAGTCCCCACTGCAGCGGCAGTGCATGgctctccctgcagctgtgctttTTCACTAAGGTAAAACTGCCACAGGAAGCAATCCTCACCTCCCATGAGCTCCTGGTTTGCTACTTTTCCCCGGCTTATCCACCACATCTTTTACTTAAAGAGGCAAAGATACAAGGACAGTGTCCAACACAGAGATGTCCTGAAGTGGAGCTGATAGTCCTCAGGCAGGTTTCTGCTccctgaatttttcttttaggtCTCTGGATCCCTGCAAATATTTAGTGACCACAACACCCTGCGGCGAGCAGTTCCCCATCACAAGTGGGGCAGTGCTCCCACCTGTCCCTTCCCCAAGGGACCAAGGGGACCTGCACAGGGCCAGCAGTGACAGGGCGCACCATTGCTCTCACTCTTATCTCTCCTGAGCCGATGGGTACAGTGGTGCCAGGGTGTCCACAGGATGCACAAGTGCAATGCTGTGAAGTATAGGATGAAGCCAATGCAGCGACAAGCAGGATGCACACAGCGTGGTGCAGCACAGGGCACACACCGTGCAGTGCAGGATGCACACAGTGGGGCGCAGCGCAGGATGCACACAGTGTGATGCGGGATGCACAGAGCGGAGCGCAGTGCACAGGATGCACAGTGCGGGTTGCAGTGCCGGGTGCACAGAGTGAGAAGTGCAGGATGTTGCAGGAGGCACACAGCAGCGCAGCGGATGCCCAGAGCGGGGAACAGGATGCACACAGTGGGGTGCCGTGCAGGATACACGCAGTGTGGTGCAGGGTACGCGCAGCGAGGTGAAGTGCAGGATGCACAGAGCGGGGAGCAGGATACACACACGGGGTGCAGTGCCGGTTCCCCCCTCAGCTGGGGGCGGCGCGATGCAGAACCGGAGCGCCTCGTGCTCAGCTGCGGCTCCTTTAAGAccagcggggccggcggggcggggcggggcgtgGGGCGTGCGCGGCTCCCGGTGGCGGGGGGCTCCCGGCTCGTGTCCGCCCGTGCCCCGGCCCATGGCCCGGCCCCCGGCGCCGCCCGGCTCCCCGCGCCTTTTCGGGGCGCTCAGCACCGCGCAGCTCCGCGCCCTGCTGCAGGACGAGCCCCGGCTGCAGCGCGCAGCCCGCCTCAGCAGGAAGGTACGGTTGGGGGGGGCCCGGGCGGGGGCCCGGGGGTCTGTGTCCCGCAGCCGGCGGAGCGGAGCCGTGCAGCACCGGGGGCTGCATGGCCGTGCCCCGTGGGGCGGGGCA of Grus americana isolate bGruAme1 chromosome 19, bGruAme1.mat, whole genome shotgun sequence contains these proteins:
- the LOC129215100 gene encoding fibrinogen-like protein 1-like protein; amino-acid sequence: MATQCFCLLLFTCLLALATSLPFLYIVNSHIFNGTLDDVKNVPPESSQLDNGDKHVRQVRDIGPHPPAGRGWPKDCSEIPAGSHSGVYIIQPKGLHHLVVYCEMNMTNGGWTVIQRNQKDTPVTWAESWSTYKYGFGNVRSEYWLGTEYIHQIAKQKVYQVRFIIQDSTDNTNFADYNLFSVEDESHGYRLRLGSYTGTAGDAMTADNPNTMHDNMKFSTKDRDQDTYSKNCAYSYEGGWWYSACYSVRLNFKGGMTWGSLCKGNCKSSLILIKPASYC